The nucleotide window CGAGCTTTATCTGTGCGAGGCGTAAAATTCGGTGGAGATTATCTTGGCTCTCTTCTGAAAAAATGGGAAGGAGGATAGCTCCATATTTTAATACGCCAAAATAGATAATCATATTTTCTATCGAGTTTTTACCGATCAACGCGACTTTATCGCTTTTCAACAATTTTTGGCTTTTTAAAAAATTGGCTACTTTGTTGCAATATTCATTCATTTTATGAAAGCTTATTTTCTTATTTTGATCTAAACTTTCGATAAAAATTTTGTGACCTAAATTCTTGGCGTTATTTTCAATTATACTGTGCCAGCTTTCATATTTAGGCTCAGGCTCGTTTAATTTCATTTTTTTAGGAATCTCCTCACTCATAAGAATACACAATCTGCTGGTAAAGGCTACCCGGCAGCAGAAAGACTCCTGCTGAACCGGATAGCGATATTGTCCCTATTGTCCTGTTTTAGAAAGAATTTTTACCCATCCGCTCATAAAGGATTCACCTTTTTTGATTTGTTCATCACTAAAGAAATTTTTTATTAAAACTTTATCTACTGCATAAGTCGGACGATGGAAATCCTCTTCATATCCGAATGGAATCGTCGCATCAATAGCCATTCCACCCTCAAAACGAGTGTTGGATGCTGTCCAGTCTTTTTCCCCGGCAGTCATTCGTTCAGCAGGCATAAAGGTTTGGCCAATACCACCGGGTACAGGACTAATAATATCAGTCTTCGGATTTACTCTAGTTGTGACTGCCCACATAATATCCTCCATGCTATTAATATCCACGTCCGTATCAATGGCAATGGCTATTCGCATTCCTTGATTGCAACTCATAATGGCAGTAAGAAAATTTCTCTGCCAGCCTTCTTCTATAATACTTCGTTTCTTAACTTGAATGACGCATCCTCCCCAGTCGGTAAAACAATAAGGTATGCTAACATCCTGAACTATACCAGGTTGAAGCCGTTCACAAAGTTCATAGATTGCAGCCTCTCTGACCGTCGTATCAATATTGCTGTCATCCATAGTATGAACACCAAGGGGGAATATGATTGGTTTCGATTCTGGTTTTCGCATAGTTATTGCCGTGACATGAAACGTTGATGTTTTGTAAGCCTTCCCTTGGTATCCTGCCCACTCTGGGTGAAACCATGCCTTTCCTTGAAGGCCCTGTTTCTCTGCCTCGGTTGTTTCCCAACGCCGGTCTTTTGGTTTTAAATAACCTTCAAGGACCACTTCGGCATCTGCAAGCGCATAGGCATCAACAGTACGACATTTGACGATTCTAAGTGGTTCTCCTTGAAGTGCACCTGCAATCCCCAATTCGTCACATCCTTTTGGGAGAATGACATAATCAAACCCTGAGCCTGCCATTAAATTGGCTGCCGGTGGGATTCCAAAGCACATGGTAATAGGTATCCCTTCCGGTTTATTATAGTGTTCAACCTGCAATTGCCACATATGAGAGCCTGGAGCTGCCTGAAAAGTCCCCACATTTCCCCATCGAAAACTCATTCGATTATACCCCACATGGGATCCTTCCTTAAAATATTTCCCAACGACCACGCTTTGTCCGCTGCCAATAGTAAACTCATCTTCCAAAGGGGTATGCTTTATCGCTAACAACCATTTGTTAACATCCAAATCATCTGTTATGACGAATTCTTGTACCGGTGCCTCATCCTGATCGATTTCGATTGGAGGCAATGGATGGGTAAGAGCATATGAAATATCTTTTGTCCTCTCAGTATCGTTCTCCCACCCAAACATTTTATTCATAACGGATGTATTTCCGAAAAGATTTGTAACCGCTCTAAGATGGGGATAATTCTTAACATTATTGAAAAGCATTGGCAGACTTCCGTCGAGATGCTTTTCCAGAGCGGTAATTTCTAAATCCGGGTTCACTTCTACATCAGTTTCCAACAAAAGCCCTTCGGATTTCAACCATTCAAGTGCTCCACGCAGATCTTTACTTTGATTATTGTTTGTTTTTAGCATGACTCATCCTTTCTGATATATGGTTTTTATTAATGTTATTCATAATCTTTTATGTGGATAAAGGTCAAAGCATCTAAATTTATAGGGATATAAATAATTTTATGATCGTGTTGTTCGCTTCTTTCATGTAAATATATAGTTCCGAGACGAATCCGATTTCTAAGGAGACCCAAGGCCTCTGGAAAAAACAGAAACAGGTCATTACCAGACTCCATATCAAAACAGCAGATGCCAGGAACCATTTTTTTCAAAAGTTTTCCACGACCATGTCCTCATCTGCAAAAGGAACTATGAAAGAAAGGGTACTTGCCCAGATTCGTACGGAAATGCACGCTAAAGATTTTAAAAAAGATCTGCGTACTTCCCTATTCCGATGGCACCCCTGAAATGACCGCAGAAATACGAAGGCTTGCTTTATGTTTCAAAATGCTGACGTAAAGTGCTCACACAAAGCATTTGGTGCCCATCCTTGGGAATACAACTGCGCGTCCATAAAGCATCACAGTTTCATTCTGGAAAAGAACAAATGTAGTCCAAATTTCTACAATCCTGTCCAGCCAGTGACCATACAGATGCCCGGAAAAAATGAAGAAACGCGTTGTAACCGGCTGTATCAAGACACCAAAATCGGCAAAAAGAAGTAACACCACTCATCATAGTTGAACGTCTTGAAAAAGCCTTGCGGAAAAACATCAGAGTCTGGTAAATACACCAGACTATTTTGAATCCTTGAGGAATGAGGCGGCCGAAAAGCTTTTGTATATCTATGATATAATAAAGTTTTTTGTAAATTGCCACAATTGTTATTAATGAGAGACCGTATAATTACT belongs to Desulfobacula toluolica Tol2 and includes:
- a CDS encoding UbiD family decarboxylase, producing the protein MLKTNNNQSKDLRGALEWLKSEGLLLETDVEVNPDLEITALEKHLDGSLPMLFNNVKNYPHLRAVTNLFGNTSVMNKMFGWENDTERTKDISYALTHPLPPIEIDQDEAPVQEFVITDDLDVNKWLLAIKHTPLEDEFTIGSGQSVVVGKYFKEGSHVGYNRMSFRWGNVGTFQAAPGSHMWQLQVEHYNKPEGIPITMCFGIPPAANLMAGSGFDYVILPKGCDELGIAGALQGEPLRIVKCRTVDAYALADAEVVLEGYLKPKDRRWETTEAEKQGLQGKAWFHPEWAGYQGKAYKTSTFHVTAITMRKPESKPIIFPLGVHTMDDSNIDTTVREAAIYELCERLQPGIVQDVSIPYCFTDWGGCVIQVKKRSIIEEGWQRNFLTAIMSCNQGMRIAIAIDTDVDINSMEDIMWAVTTRVNPKTDIISPVPGGIGQTFMPAERMTAGEKDWTASNTRFEGGMAIDATIPFGYEEDFHRPTYAVDKVLIKNFFSDEQIKKGESFMSGWVKILSKTGQ